The following are from one region of the Qingrenia yutianensis genome:
- a CDS encoding DUF3560 domain-containing protein, producing MNKYEEKRQARIDRLNEAADRAEKRASDTYDSARKMSEAIPFGQPIIVGHHSEQSDRNYRKRINDKFESAFREQGKADELRAKAEAAENNTAISSDDPEAIQKLKDKLLGLEESQEKMKAINKYYKKNGTCIGCDGISDERAEKLDNAAKKNYEGRPFPTYSLTNNNQNIRSIRLRIEELEKLRELDFEPVEFEKGKVIVNKEINRIQFFFDGKPDEETRGVLKSWGFHFSRYNNNAWQRQLNSNGIYATKKVLEKLDEINQSEEQNIDEGPILGM from the coding sequence ATGAATAAATACGAAGAAAAAAGACAGGCAAGAATCGACAGGCTCAACGAGGCTGCTGACAGAGCCGAAAAAAGAGCGTCAGATACATACGATTCGGCAAGAAAAATGTCAGAGGCAATTCCTTTCGGGCAGCCGATAATTGTTGGACATCATTCGGAGCAATCCGACAGAAATTATCGTAAACGCATAAACGATAAGTTTGAATCGGCATTCCGTGAACAAGGCAAAGCTGATGAATTAAGGGCAAAGGCAGAAGCGGCAGAAAATAACACGGCAATATCGTCTGATGATCCCGAAGCAATACAAAAACTTAAAGATAAGCTCCTTGGTCTTGAAGAAAGTCAGGAAAAAATGAAGGCTATAAATAAGTATTACAAGAAAAACGGAACTTGCATTGGCTGTGACGGTATAAGTGATGAAAGAGCCGAAAAACTTGACAATGCGGCGAAGAAAAACTATGAAGGCAGACCGTTTCCGACCTATTCACTCACAAATAACAATCAGAATATACGGAGCATAAGGCTGAGAATTGAGGAATTGGAAAAACTGCGGGAACTTGACTTTGAACCGGTTGAGTTTGAAAAGGGAAAGGTAATTGTGAATAAGGAGATAAACCGCATTCAATTTTTCTTTGACGGAAAGCCGGACGAGGAAACAAGAGGTGTGTTAAAGTCGTGGGGATTCCATTTTTCGAGGTACAATAATAACGCATGGCAAAGACAGCTTAATTCAAACGGCATTTATGCTACAAAGAAAGTCCTTGAAAAACTTGACGAAATAAACCAATCGGAAGAACAGAATATTGATGAGGGACCGATTCTTGGTATGTAA
- a CDS encoding helix-turn-helix domain-containing protein, which translates to MVTYQRLWKTLEQKKIRKHDLMELAGISSTTLTKLNKNEIVALTVLVKICKALDCRIEDIMEITE; encoded by the coding sequence ATGGTAACATATCAAAGACTGTGGAAAACTCTTGAACAGAAGAAAATCCGCAAGCATGATTTGATGGAGCTTGCGGGAATATCGTCAACAACATTGACAAAACTAAATAAAAACGAAATTGTGGCATTGACAGTGCTTGTGAAAATATGCAAAGCGCTTGACTGCCGCATTGAAGACATAATGGAAATTACGGAATAA
- a CDS encoding pyridoxamine 5'-phosphate oxidase family protein — protein sequence MERVCKFLKDAKTYYLATVDGDKPKVRPFGTAHIFEGKLYIQTGKKKAVSEQIKKNPNVEICAMNGEDWLRVSGELIEDDRREARVSMLEAYPELKALYNPDDGNTQVFYFKNAKAVFSSFTKPEETVEF from the coding sequence ATGGAAAGAGTATGTAAATTTTTGAAAGATGCAAAAACTTATTATTTGGCAACGGTTGACGGCGATAAACCGAAGGTTCGCCCGTTCGGCACGGCTCATATTTTTGAAGGCAAGCTCTATATTCAGACCGGCAAGAAAAAAGCTGTATCGGAGCAGATAAAGAAAAATCCGAATGTAGAGATATGTGCAATGAACGGCGAAGACTGGCTCAGAGTATCGGGCGAGCTTATTGAGGACGACCGCAGAGAGGCAAGAGTTTCAATGCTTGAAGCATATCCGGAGCTTAAAGCGCTTTATAATCCTGATGACGGGAACACACAGGTGTTCTATTTTAAGAATGCAAAAGCAGTATTTTCATCATTTACAAAGCCGGAGGAAACAGTGGAGTTTTAA